The Chitinophaga caeni genome segment AAATGCACCACCAGGCAATCTTCCTCGCCTAATTCCCATTGCAATTGACGAACCGCCTCGATATACGGCAGCGATTCGATGTCACCCACGGTACCACCCAATTCGGTGATCACGATATCAAACTTGCCGTCTTTTCCTAATAAAAGGATACGCCTCTTGATCTCGTCGGTGATGTGCGGGATAACTTGGACGGTTTTGCCCAGGAAAGCGCCTTCACGTTCCTTGTTAATAACTGTTTGATAAATACGGCCGGTAGTCACGTTATTAGCCTGGGAAGTAGGCGTATTCAAAAAACGTTCGTAGTGACCGAGGTCAAGATCCGTTTCTGCACCATCTTCGGTTACATAACATTCCCCATGCTCGTAGGGGTTTAAAGTCCCTGGATCCACATTGATATATGGATCAAATTTCTGAATTGTCACTTTAAAGCCGCGCGCTTGCAATAGTTTAGCAAGAGAAGCTGCTATAATTCCTTTACCCAATGAGGAAGTAACACCTCCTGTAACGAAGATATATTTTGCCATAAAAACTAAATTCTGAAAAGGTACTTGACCTAAAGAGGAAGCCGCACTGTTTGGTGATTTGTCAAGTATTTTACTTCCGTAGGTCATGCAAAGTTACTAAAATTTACTGCCCAGCCAAACATTTTATGGAGCTCCCGGGCTAGGATTTTTCAAAACCAGCCACGGTAAAAGGTTTTAAGATCAGTTCTTTGCAGTTACCTTTCCTTAACGTAAGTTTGCGTCCTGAAAACAAGAACAAAAAAATGACTCTGACGCCGAAAAAAGCACAAGATTCCCTGATCCAGATGACGGAACTCGTACTTCCCAATGATACCAACACCTTCGGAAACCTGATGGGTGGCCGGTTGATGTACTGGATGGATATTGCTGCGGCCCTCTCCTGCATGAAACATTGTGCAGCCCCCGTTGTAACAGCTTCGGTAGATAATATCTCCTTCGAAACCCCGATCAAACTCGGAAACGTGGTGCATATTGAAGCCAAGGTTACCCGTGCCTTTAATACTTCGATGGAAGTTCATATGAAAGTTTGGGGCGAGGACCCGGTGATGCAATACCGCTACAAGTCCAACGAGGCATTCATGACTTTCGTAGCATTAGATCCTAACGGCAATTCAAGACCCGTTCCGCCGATTACCCCCAGTTCCGATGATGAAATCAAGTTATTTGAAGGAGCCCTCAGGCGCCGCCAGCTACGCTTGATCCTGGGCGGTAAAATGAAACCTGCGGATGCGAACGAATTGAGGGCGCTGTTCTTCGAACAATCTTAATTCCGGCTATTTTTCTAATCAAATATATTCGGGTTAGCAGTATCCCCTGCTAGCCCGTTTTTTATTATTACAAATTAGTTTTATATTAATATTTTTATAATATATAAATAAAGTCAATATAACTGGCATTTTATAATAATTAGTGCCTTACATTTAAGTTATTTATATAGATAATTATAAAATATATATCGACTTAACTTAAAAAGGTATATTTTTTACAATCATAACCATATTAATATATTTTTTCAAGCCTATTTACTATCTTCATATTGTTATTACGGACGCCAACTAACAACGATCTAAACGATTGCCAACAGGAACTCCGTTACTATAACCCTATTTGACTAAACTCACCATGGTAACCTTTAAAAAATTCTTAGACAAGGAAGTCGTTCGCTTGTTCTTGATAGTGCGACCTCCATGCGGCGAAGAAAAGATGACAGACATAGACATTTCCGTAGGATTAGTGTTACTGGACGATACAGATTCCCTCCAGGTTATTTCTACTAACAAGGCCGATAAATGGACGCCTTGTACCTTTACAGACAACATACCTTCGGAAACTTTTTCATGGGGCGATTATCCTAGCCGGATGAAAAAATGGATGAAGCATGATGAAGATGAAGAATATGATCACGAGCTGTATGAAATCACGGCGGTGCCTGAATTTAGCCATATCGTAGGCCAGAGCATCCAGGACGTGGAAATATTGCATATCGATGAGCAATCTCCTTTCGGGGTGAAGTTGATGTTCGAGAAAGATTATATTGTTTCCAGTCCTATCCCGGCCGGCAATACGATTGAAACCAAGCAGTTTAACCAAGGCAATAAGATTCACCATTTCGCTAAAGTATGGAAAGCGCGTTTCGCGAGCTTGAAATATAAACTGGAAAACGGTTATATCGAATAAGATAATTTTCTTCTCATATCCCGGCTTTCAAACCGGGATATGAATTTTCCTACCGGGCTTCCCATTCCTTATAAAACTGGTCGAGGTATAACTCCATGAATTGATGGCGTTCGATCGCCATTTGCCTGCCTGTAGCGGTATTCATCAAGTCTTTTAGTTTCAATAATTTTTCGTAGAAGTGGTTGATGGTAGGACTTGTTGCCCGCTTATATTCTTCTTTACCCAGGTTCATTTCCGGGGAAATAGCAGGATCGTAAAGGGGCCTATTTTTGAATCCCCCGAAATTAAATGCTCTCGCGATACCGATAGCTCCGAGGGCATCCAACCTGTCGGCATCTTGCACGACCATCAGTGCGGGTGTTTTTTCAACCCCTTCATTGTGGCCACCTTTAAAAGAAATATGCCGGATGATAAAAATAACTTCATCGATGACCGCTTGATCTACGCCGGTGCGGGTTAAAAATTCCTTGGCTTTCATCGGCCCGATTTCTTCATCGCCGCCGTGAAATTTTGAATCGGCAATATCGTGCAGCAAAGCGCCTAGTTCTACGGCAAACGTGGGGACAGATTCTTTACCCGCAATGTATTTCGAAGTTCTCCACACCCTTTCGATATGAAACCAATCATGGCCACCCTCGGCATGTTTAAGTTCTTCTTGTACGAATGAAACGGTTTGTTGAATAATGGATTCTTGATGCATGGAGCGAAAATAGGTTGATTTTCCGCATCGATCAATTTTCAGGATGATTTCTTCTCTACGAGGGGCGCGGTAATTTTATTCAATTGCTTTACTTTTTCAGCAAAATCGCCCTTCAACCGCTCCCTTAACTGGTTTAAATTATGTAATAATTCATTGATGCCATCGGGCAGGGAATCTTGCAATACTTCCTTGATCCTTTTGGCAATGGTAGGCGACTTACCATTAGTTGATATAGCAATTTTTAAATTTCCCTTTGTAACGACGGAGCCAAGGTAAAAATCGCATAGCTCCGGTGTATCGGCTACATTGATCAGCACTTTGCTTGCCTTGGCTTTTTCCCAAACGCATTGATTTAATTCACGATCATTTGTTGCGGCAATAACCAGTTGTTTTCCGAAAACATCTCCACAACTGAATGGCTTTTGTACCAATTCCACCCCGGAAGAGCGTTGGGCCAAGGCTTCCAGCTCCGGTTTGAAAAAAGTAGCCACCACGGTAATCCTGGCAGCAGGAGCATTTTGCAGCATGGCATTGACTTTCTCGAAGCCAATATTCCCCCCACCAACTACCAATACCTGGAGTTGTTCCAATTTGAAAAATACCGGGAACAAATGATTTTCATCCATTAGACAGCAATTTTATAATCAGTTGCCAACTTGGCCTGTAGCGATTGAAATGCTTCATGAAACCGAACAACCTCACCTACGATAATAATCGCGGGGTTTGATAAATTTTTCTCTTGGGCAATCTTCTGTAAATCTGATGCGATACCGACACCGACTTGCTGGTTATCTAAAGAACCGTTCTGTATGATTGCGGCGGGTGTATGACCTGCTCCCAAGTTACTATAAATTTGACCAATTTCCGCCAGTTTATTCATTCCCATCAGGATGACAACAGTCGTGTTGGCTTGGACAGCAAATTCTAAATCGCGGGATAATTTTCCATCCTTTGTAGTTCCGGTGATCACCCAAAATCCTTCGCTCACATTCCTGGCCGTAACTGGTATCTGGTTAAGCCCCGGTACGGAAATAGCGCTGCTGATACCCGGTACTACTTCGGTTTGAATATTAAACTGTTGCGCGAAAGCAACCTCTTCTTGCCCGCGACCAAAAACGAAGGGATCACCGCCTTTCAGGCGCACCACGTTTCCGAAGCTCAAAGCATATTGAACGATCATCCTGTTGATTTCGTCCTGGGAATATACATGTGTACCGGCCCTTTTGCCAACGAAACGTTTCAGGCAATTTTGCGGTGCATGTTCTAATAACTCGTTATTCGCCAACGCATCATATAAAATAACGCGGGCTTCTTGTATGGCCTTCAATCCTTTCAAGGTGATTAATTCCGGATCGCCCGGACCGGCACCTACCAAGGTTAATTTCGGTTGTATTCTTTGCATGGCGCTTGAATTAATAAGTTTAAAGGTTGGTTTTCGATCTTACTGCTTTAAGCATTTACGGTTTGTGCTGTTTTATTAGCGCGGTACTGTTGAGATGCTTTATAAAATTCCTTGGCTTGTTGAAAATATTGTTCTGCAAATGCAGCTGATGGTTCTTGTTTGTTGATCTCCAAAACCATATCCTTGAAATTTGAAACGGGGAATCGCCTGGTTTCTTCGAAATGTTTTTCAAAATCATTGATGATGCTGATCTGTGTATTGCAGCTAACACCATCATCCAGCAATAAAGCTTTTGCCGATTGTACGAAACAGGAATATGCATGATAAATCGCATCGGCGTAAGCCCCGGCGGTAATCGATTCGGTTGCCAAAAGCAACTTTTCTTCCGCCTCGTATAGCAAGGTTGCAATCAGGTCAATCACGACGCCCGCACATTCCCCAACGCCAATAGCGGTTGCAAAATCATTCGCTTGTCCCCAATCGATGAAGTCTTCATCCTGTAAAGTGGTTAAATCAGCCAACGGTTTTAACAGGTCATAAAAATATCTTTCGCCACGACGATCGTAATAATCGTTGAACAGCTCACCTTCCTGCAAATTGGTAGCATAATCATTCAAAACACTTCTCAATACATCCGGTCCGCGTTTGCTTGGCACTTTCAACACTTTATCTGCCACCCTTCCGGCGCCGTTTCCCATGGTTCCACCGCCCAGCAAAACCTGCAATGCCGGCAACACTTTACCCTTGCTCTTCATCGATGAACCGTGGAAACCGATATTAGCCATTCCATGTTGACCGCATGAGTTCATACATCCCGAAATCTTGATCTTGATATCGGTGTTATAAATTAATCCCGGGTATTCTTCCTGGATCACCTGCTCCAACGCCACCGCGATGCCTGTACTGCTGGAAATACCGAGGTTACAAGTATCGGTACCGGGACAAGCCGTGATATCGGCTACACTGTTAAAGCCGGGTGCTGCCAAGCCGACAGCTTCCAATTGACTGTATACATAAGCCAGGTGTTCCCCGCGGATGAATTTCAACAACAATCCTTGGTTCACGGTTACCCGGACATCATCGGCAATTACGGGTTGTAATTTCTCAATTAGGAGACGGGAAATATCGGAAGAAATATTCCCCAGCAAAACGCGCACGTAAGCACCGAAGAAACCCGCTTGTTTTTGCTCGAAAACATTGGTCTTTTTCCACTGCTCGAATTGTTGGGGA includes the following:
- the cobA gene encoding uroporphyrinogen-III C-methyltransferase, with the translated sequence MQRIQPKLTLVGAGPGDPELITLKGLKAIQEARVILYDALANNELLEHAPQNCLKRFVGKRAGTHVYSQDEINRMIVQYALSFGNVVRLKGGDPFVFGRGQEEVAFAQQFNIQTEVVPGISSAISVPGLNQIPVTARNVSEGFWVITGTTKDGKLSRDLEFAVQANTTVVILMGMNKLAEIGQIYSNLGAGHTPAAIIQNGSLDNQQVGVGIASDLQKIAQEKNLSNPAIIIVGEVVRFHEAFQSLQAKLATDYKIAV
- a CDS encoding precorrin-2 dehydrogenase/sirohydrochlorin ferrochelatase family protein, whose product is MDENHLFPVFFKLEQLQVLVVGGGNIGFEKVNAMLQNAPAARITVVATFFKPELEALAQRSSGVELVQKPFSCGDVFGKQLVIAATNDRELNQCVWEKAKASKVLINVADTPELCDFYLGSVVTKGNLKIAISTNGKSPTIAKRIKEVLQDSLPDGINELLHNLNQLRERLKGDFAEKVKQLNKITAPLVEKKSS
- a CDS encoding HD domain-containing protein, giving the protein MHQESIIQQTVSFVQEELKHAEGGHDWFHIERVWRTSKYIAGKESVPTFAVELGALLHDIADSKFHGGDEEIGPMKAKEFLTRTGVDQAVIDEVIFIIRHISFKGGHNEGVEKTPALMVVQDADRLDALGAIGIARAFNFGGFKNRPLYDPAISPEMNLGKEEYKRATSPTINHFYEKLLKLKDLMNTATGRQMAIERHQFMELYLDQFYKEWEAR
- a CDS encoding nitrite/sulfite reductase — translated: MQSFRTELENPIVERDIIELEQKIRLFREGKIPDEKFRSLRLARGVYGQRQPGVQMVRIKLPYGKMTLAQWKRISDISDEFSTGNLHLTTRQDIQVHFVSLDRTPELWSQLEQDDITIREACGNTVRNITASDAAGIDPDEPFDVTPYADAAFRYFLRNPICQDMGRKFKMSFSSSDKDTAFAYMHDVGVIPKIQLIDGKEVRGFKVMIAGGLGAQPQLAKVAFEFLPADQLIPYIESVLRVFDRHGERSSRHKARMKFLVQKIGMEAFEELVKEEFTAVKNKVVPIDADAWIATEPSETPGALPAYTIENPQQFEQWKKTNVFEQKQAGFFGAYVRVLLGNISSDISRLLIEKLQPVIADDVRVTVNQGLLLKFIRGEHLAYVYSQLEAVGLAAPGFNSVADITACPGTDTCNLGISSSTGIAVALEQVIQEEYPGLIYNTDIKIKISGCMNSCGQHGMANIGFHGSSMKSKGKVLPALQVLLGGGTMGNGAGRVADKVLKVPSKRGPDVLRSVLNDYATNLQEGELFNDYYDRRGERYFYDLLKPLADLTTLQDEDFIDWGQANDFATAIGVGECAGVVIDLIATLLYEAEEKLLLATESITAGAYADAIYHAYSCFVQSAKALLLDDGVSCNTQISIINDFEKHFEETRRFPVSNFKDMVLEINKQEPSAAFAEQYFQQAKEFYKASQQYRANKTAQTVNA
- a CDS encoding acyl-CoA thioesterase; translation: MTLTPKKAQDSLIQMTELVLPNDTNTFGNLMGGRLMYWMDIAAALSCMKHCAAPVVTASVDNISFETPIKLGNVVHIEAKVTRAFNTSMEVHMKVWGEDPVMQYRYKSNEAFMTFVALDPNGNSRPVPPITPSSDDEIKLFEGALRRRQLRLILGGKMKPADANELRALFFEQS